One window of Mauremys reevesii isolate NIE-2019 linkage group 4, ASM1616193v1, whole genome shotgun sequence genomic DNA carries:
- the PKMYT1 gene encoding membrane-associated tyrosine- and threonine-specific cdc2-inhibitory kinase, with the protein MPLPLDCAGAESQLSRTPLPVPVPAFFQEAKRSFSAKRPGRPLSYTLPPRPRHKGTLTVSRVFAGRQPQPWSQPRPRSVSFGGSHARALAPRSRLYDPTRREPFFSQCFQLLGRLGRGSFGEVYKVRSKEDGRLYAVKRSVEPFRGAGDRQRKLAEVRKHERVGRHPNCVSFVRAWEERGQLYIQTELCPASLLQHCEGRGTLPEGQVRACLWDLLQALRHLHACGLLHMDVKPANVFLTERRVCKLGDFGLVLELDRGDLSDAQEGDPRYMAPELLRGEYSEAADVFSLGMTILEIACNMELPNGGEGWQQLRQGYLPPEFTAGLSSELRALLAAMLDPNPRLRPSVEALLNSSIMRKTEKWRKLTLLVQDGLLRAASLCQGVGSFVRWLWAALCLPARWLSSWHRSVPVTPPCSPLLATLLDSSFSWDEEEEEEEEDGSLGEDVFEVSGVCGRHNRTCPGELLLQDKPPSSPPLNLRPSMGSTSTPRHLSPPETGSRRTRSSAVQGSPNLSRISPDSPPSSPGSPSGGSLRRTLAFEEDDEQRGESAPQGAGQHCSFEPRNLLSMFEDATAEQK; encoded by the exons ATGCCGCTGCCCCTGGACTGCGCGGGGGCCGAGTCCCAGCTGAGCCGCACGCCCCTGCCGGTGCCTGTGCcggccttcttccaggaggccaAGCGCAGCTTCTCGGCGAAGAGGCCAGGCCGCCCGCTCAGCTACACCCTCCCGCCCCGACCGCGCCACAAGGGCACCTTGACTGTCAGCCGGGTCTTCGCCGGCCGCCAaccacagccctggagccagccccggcCGCGCAGCGTCTCCTTCGGCGGCTCCCACGCCCGGGCGCTGGCCCCCCGCAGCCGCCTCTACGACCCCACCCGCAGAGAGCCCTTCTTCAGCCAGTGCTTCCAGCTGCTGGGCCGGCTGGGGCGTGGCTCCTTCGGGGAGGTGTATAAG GTGCGCAGCAAGGAGGACGGGCGGCTGTACGCAGTGAAGCGCTCGGTGGAGCCATTCCGGGGcgccggcgaccggcagcgcaaGCTGGCCGAGGTGCGGAAGCACGAGCGGGTGGGGCGCCACCCCAACTGCGTGAGCTTCGTGCGGGCCTGGGAGGAGCGGGGTCAGCTGTACATCCAGACAGAGCTGTGCCCGGccagcctgctgcagcactgcgAGGGGCGCGGGACGCTGCCCGAGGGCCAGGTGCGGGCCTGCCTCTGGGACCTGCTGCAGGCGCTGCGCCACCTGCACGCCTGCGGGCTGCTGCACATGGACGTCAAGCCGGCCAACGTCTTCCTCACCGAGCGCCGTGTCTGCAAGCTGGGCGACTTTGGCCTGGTGCTGGAGTTGGACCGTGGAGACCTGAGTGACGCCCAGGAGGGCGACCCGCGCTACATGGCACCCGAGCTGCTGCGGGGAGAGTACAGTGAGGCGGCTGATGTCTTCAG CCTTGGCATGACTATCCTGGAAATCGCCTGCAATATGGAGCTGCCCAATGGAGGGGAGGGCTGGCAGCAGCTCCGGCAGGGCTACTTGCCTCCCGAATTCACTGCCG GTCTCTCCTCAGAGCTGCGGGCGCTGTTGGCTGCCATGCTGGACCCCAATCCCCGGCTCCGGCCCTCGGTGGAGGCGCTGCTCAACTCCAGCATCATGCGCAAGACAGAGAAGTGGCGCAAGCTGACACTGCTGGTGCAGGACGGACTCCTGAGAGCTGCCTCCTTGTGCCAG GGTGTTGGGAGTTTTGTGCGTTGGCTGTGGGCTGCCCTGTGCCTGCCGGCGCGCTGGCTCTCCAGCTGGCATCGCAGCGTGCCCGTtaccccgccctgctccccgctACTTGCCACCCTGCTGGATAGCAGCTTCTCCtgggacgaagaggaggaggaggaggaggaagatgggagCCTGGGGGAGGATGTGTTCGAGGTATCGGGAGTCTGCGGGCGGCATAACCGGACATGCCCCGGGGAGCTGCTATTGCAGGACaa GCCCCCGAGCTCCCCGCCGCTCAACCTGCGTCCCTCCATGGGCAGCACTTCCACCCCGCGCCACCTCTCTCCACCAGAGACCGGCAGCAGGAGGACGAG GTCCTCAGCTGTCCAGGGCAGCCCCAACTTGAGCCGCATTAGCCCGGattccccccccagcagccccggcTCCCCCAGCGGGGGCAGCCTCCGCCGCACCCTGGCCTTTGAGGAGGACGACGAGCAGcggggggagagcgccccccaggGTGCAGGCCAGCATTGCTCCTTCGAGCCCAGGAACCTCCTGAGCATGTTCGAGGATGCCACGGCGGAGCAGAAGTGA